One Elusimicrobiota bacterium genomic region harbors:
- a CDS encoding sugar phosphate isomerase/epimerase, protein MKEKIYLHINYWERNGELENLFKLAKMNGYNGVELRRYGKSAGLADEAYKEEVCRLRDKYPKIEITFGCPMEFMNENESVRKSEEEQAIAFFLWAEKEFGTKTFNAMTGTLTCAEYRKFEVNGSAMATENHYKWAATHLDAVGMAVKSKGIKLALESHNCFIHDLPDSINKLFGMMKTDNVGVNIDYGNIMVHKYGGSLENAIEKLKDRIFYAHMKNVIVVANDLYCTTLAEGMIDNFQFVNLLKKIGYKGVYCLEFPALGDHFSAARRDIEYFKTVLKSKWD, encoded by the coding sequence ATGAAGGAAAAAATTTATTTACATATTAACTATTGGGAAAGAAATGGTGAACTGGAAAATCTTTTTAAACTTGCAAAGATGAACGGTTATAACGGGGTTGAATTAAGAAGGTATGGCAAATCTGCCGGGTTGGCAGATGAAGCATACAAAGAAGAAGTCTGCAGGTTAAGGGATAAATACCCAAAAATAGAAATAACTTTCGGCTGTCCCATGGAGTTTATGAACGAAAATGAATCTGTAAGGAAAAGCGAGGAGGAGCAAGCGATAGCTTTTTTTCTCTGGGCGGAAAAAGAATTCGGCACGAAGACGTTTAATGCCATGACAGGTACATTAACTTGCGCGGAATACCGGAAATTTGAAGTTAACGGTTCTGCAATGGCGACAGAGAACCATTATAAATGGGCTGCGACTCATCTTGATGCTGTCGGAATGGCAGTAAAAAGCAAAGGTATAAAATTAGCATTGGAAAGTCATAACTGTTTCATACATGATTTACCTGATTCTATCAATAAACTCTTCGGGATGATGAAAACAGATAATGTCGGGGTAAATATAGATTACGGGAATATTATGGTACATAAATACGGGGGTTCACTCGAAAATGCCATCGAAAAATTAAAAGACAGGATTTTTTATGCTCACATGAAAAATGTTATTGTGGTAGCAAACGATCTTTACTGTACTACTCTTGCTGAGGGTATGATTGATAATTTCCAGTTTGTGAATTTATTAAAAAAAATAGGATATAAGGGTGTTTATTGTCTGGAATTCCCTGCTTTAGGGGACCATTTCTCAGCTGCAAGAAGAGATATTGAATATTTTAAAACTGTTTTAAAATCAAAGTGGGATTAA